Proteins found in one Triticum aestivum cultivar Chinese Spring chromosome 4D, IWGSC CS RefSeq v2.1, whole genome shotgun sequence genomic segment:
- the LOC123096763 gene encoding scarecrow-like protein 33, protein MAPTPYVFPNLQPAPALQQPHDDLALDYISRMLMEEDIVDKFIYQYPDPAALLQAQHPFAQILTTSDTTTSSDMLTSALSSRNIQNPAFFLNGKGTAEPNNSMDVISSMAFFRGMEEANRFLPRCSGAVEGSYMPHGGGGNGAEAGRSSKQMAVQVHPESKEESEMLDQFMLNSYDMCTTEARERGDEAEQQCISTKAPRGRRGARLAVVDDLETLLIRCAEAVATNDQRSACELLWRVKRHSSPTGDATQRLAHYFAEGLEARLAGRGSQLYRSLMVKRTPVVEVLKAYKLFMSACCFMKVCFLFSNKTIYNAVMGRHKLHIVHYGVNDGFQWPDLLRWLAEREGGPPKVRITSITSLRPGFRPAEQTHDTGQRLRRCAKQFGVPFEFRVIAAKAEDVRVEDLNINPDEVLVVNSLIHFRSLMDESVVIDRLNPRDMVLNTIRKMKPAVFVHAIVNASYNTTFFVTRFRQVLHNFAAHFDMMEATVPRDNDERLLVERDIIARCAMNIIACEGTDRVERPQNYREWQARNQRAGLRQLELDLDIVQFLKKVVKKQYHKHFMINEDHQWLLQGWKGRVLHAISTWVSDDASSTQVT, encoded by the coding sequence ATGGCACCCACGCCCTATGTCTTTCCCAACCTGCAGCCTGCTCCGGCGTTGCAACAGCCGCATGATGACCTGGCCCTCGACTACATATCGCGCATGCTCATGGAGGAGGACATCGTTGACAAGTTCATATACCAGTACCCTGACCCCGCCGCGCTGCTGCAGGCCCAGCATCCCTTCGCACAGATCCTCACCACCTCCGACACCACCACCTCATCCGACATGCTCACCTCAGCCTTGTCAAGCAGAAATATCCAGAACCCAGCCTTCTTTTTGAATGGCAAGGGCACGGCAGAGCCCAACAACAGCATGGACGTGATCTCGAGCATGGCATTCTTCAGAGGAATGGAGGAAGCCAACAGATTCTTGCCCAGATGCAGCGGGGCGGTGGAGGGTAGTTACATGCCTCACGGCGGCGGTGGCAACGGGGCAGAAGCTGGAAGGAGCAGCAAGCAAATGGCTGTGCAGGTGCACCCTGAATCCAAGGAGGAGAGCGAGATGTTGGACCAGTTCATGCTCAACAGCTACGACATGTGCACCACTGAGGCACGTGAGCGAGGTGACGAGGCGGAGCAGCAGTGCATCTCCACCAAGGCGCCGCGTGGGAGGCGCGGCGCGAGGCTGGCGGTGGTGGACGACCTGGAGACACTGCTGATCCGTTGCGCGGAGGCAGTGGCCACTAACGATCAGCGCAGCGCGTGCGAGCTGCTGTGGCGGGTCAAGCGGCACTCCTCCCCAACAGGAGACGCCACACAGCGACTGGCGCATTACTTCGCTGAGGGTCTTGAGGCACGGCTGGCTGGCAGAGGGAGCCAGCTTTACCGATCGCTAATGGTGAAGCGCACCCCCGTCGTCGAGGTCCTCAAGGCCTACAAGCTCTTCATGTCCGCCTGCTGCTTCATGAAGGTGTGTTTCCTCTTCTCCAACAAGACCATCTACAATGCCGTCATGGGGAGACACAAGCTGCACATTGTGCACTATGGTGTCAATGACGGGTTCCAGTGGCCAGACTTGCTCCGGTGGCTAGCAGAAAGGGAGGGCGGCCCTCCGAAGGTGAGGATCACCAGCATTACCAGCCTCCGCCCAGGATTCCGTCCTGCTGAGCAAACTCACGATACAGGACAACGGCTCCGCCGCTGCGCAAAGCAGTTCGGCGTGCCCTTCGAGTTCCGCGTCATCGCAGCCAAGGCAGAGGATGTCCGGGTAGAGGATCTCAACATCAATCCCGACGAGGTTCTTGTCGTGAACAGCCTAATCCATTTTAGGTCCCTGATGGACGAAAGTGTTGTCATCGACAGGCTAAACCCCAGggacatggtgctcaacactatcaGAAAGATGAAGCCAGCCGTGTTCGTCCACGCCATCGTGAACGCGTCATACAACACGACATTCTTTGTGACACGGTTCCGCCAAGTGCTCCACAACTTCGCAGCACACTTTGACATGATGGAAGCCACGGTGCCACGAGACAATGATGAGAGGCTGCTGGTGGAGCGGGACATCATCGCACGATGTGCCATGAACATCATCGCTTGTGAGGGGACAGACCGGGTGGAACGCCCTCAAAACTACAGGGAATGGCAGGCAAGGAACCAGCGAGCAGGGCTCAGACAGTTGGAACTGGACCTAGACATTGTTCAGTTTTTGAAGAAAGTAGTGAAGAAGCAGTACCACAAGCATTTCATGATCAACGAGGATCACCAATGGCTTCTGCAGGGATGGAAAGGACGTGTGCTCCACGCCATCTCCACATGGGTATCTGATGATGCTAGCAGCACTCAAGTGACATAG
- the LOC123096741 gene encoding scarecrow-like protein 9: protein MPAMAAAQEEPLGLVKPAPPPPPPSIFLDQPSMTNGDSQSQQPQDDLALAYISRMLMEEDIIDKFFYQHPEHPTLLQAEQPFAEILSASGITTAGAHGSSALLPSQGNNTGIMASGFLSSEVRSQALILNGTVTAEEPSSGVTMGDLSSMAFFKGMEEANSFLPTVNVMVDARGRKKRSGMDGETEACMGRSSKQIAVRVLAHDDSAEEDTALELDLLILNGYNMHSNETMKERGDQAAHQSICRKAPCVRHSARQKVVADLETLLIRCAEAVATNDRSNAGDLLKKIKQHSLPTGDARQRLAYYFAEGLEARLAGTGRQMYHSITMANHTSTVELFKSYHLCIAACCFLKVSLNFSNKNIYNAVAGRKKLHIVHYGVNDGFQWPDLLRWLADREGGPPEVRITGIISPQPGPCPAKQAKETKRRLSYCARQFGVPFKFHAIIAKLEAVHAEDLDIDPDEVLVVNNMFHFRTLMDESLTFDMENPRDLVLNTIKKMKPSMLIHAAVNGAYSSAFFMTRFRQALNNFTAQFDMMETTMMQNKEKRLLVERHIFARSVMNIIACEGPDRVERPQNYKEWHARNQRAGLRQLSLDPDIVKMLKDQVKKQYHKHFMIDEDQRWLLLGWKGRVLYALSTWVADDASGSQLE from the coding sequence atgcctGCAATGGCTGCCGCCCAGGAAGAGCCGTTGGGGCTCGTCAAGCctgcgccaccgccaccgcccccttcCATCTTCCTCGACCAACCCTCGATGACCAACGGTGACTCACAGTCACAGCAGCCGCAGGATGACCTGGCCTTGGCATACATCTCGCGCATgctcatggaggaggacatcatcgacaagttcttctaccaacaCCCTGAGCATCCGACCCTCCTGCAGGCCGAGCAGCCCTTCGCTGAGATCCTCTCAGCCTCCGGCATCACCACAGCTGGTGCCCATGGGTCCTCCGCTTTACTTCCAAGTCAAGGCAACAACACGGGCATCATGGCTTCTGGGTTCTTGTCCAGCGAGGTACGTAGTCAAGCCTTGATCTTGAATGGCACAGTCACAGCGGAGGAGCCCAGCAGCGGCGTCACCATGGGTGACCTGTCGAGCATGGCTTTCTTCAAAGGCATGGAGGAGGCCAACAGCTTCTTGCCCACAGTCAATGTGATGGTGGATGCTAGGGGGCGTAAGAAGAGGTCTGGCATGGATGGCGAGACGGAGGCGTGCATGGGCAGGAGCAGCAAGCAAATAGCGGTGCGGGTGCTGGCACATGAtgactcggcggaggaagacaccGCACTTGAGCTGGACCTGCTCATCCTCAACGGCTACAACATGCACTCCAatgagacgatgaaggagaggggGGACCAGGCAGCGCATCAGAGCATTTGCAGGAAGGCGCCGTGTGTGAGGCACAGCGCAAGGCAGAAGGTGGTGGCTGATCTGGAAACGCTGCTGATCCGCTGTGCGGAGGCGGTGGCTACCAACgaccggagcaacgccggcgatcTACTGAAGAAGATCAAGCAGCACTCGCTACCAACAGGAGACGCAAGGCAGCGACTGGCATATTACTTCGCCGAGGGGCTGGAGGCACGACTGGCGGGCACAGGGAGGCAAATGTACCACTCGATCACCATGGCGAATCACACCTCCACCGTGGAGCTCTTCAAAAGCTACCACCTGTGCATAGCCGCCTGCTGCTTCCTGAAGGTGTCGCTAAACTTCTCCAACAAAAACATCTACAATGCCGTGGCGGGGAGAAAGAAGCTGCACATTGTGCACTACGGTGTCAACGATGGGTTCCAGTGGCCggatttgctccggtggctagctgACAGGGAGGGTGGGCCACCGGAGGTGAGGATCACCGGCATTATTAGCCCGCAGCCTGGGCCCTGTCCGGCTAAGCAAGCCAAGGAGACAAAACGCAGGCTCAGCTACTGCGCAAGGCAGTTTGGCGTGCCATTCAAGTTTCATGCTATCATAGCCAAGTTAGAGGCTGTCCATGCCGAGGACCTCGACATCGATCCAGACGAGGTGCTCGTCGTGAACAATATGTTCCATTTCAGGACACTGATGGATGAGAGCCTCACCTTTGACATGGAAAACCCAAGGGACCTGGTGCTCAACACTATCAAGAAGATGAAACCATCCATGCTCATCCACGCAGCTGTCAATGGAGCATACAGCTCGGCGTTCTTCATGACTCGTTTCCGGCAAGCGCTCAACAACTTCACAGCACAGTTTGACATGATGGAGACTACCATGATGCAGAACAAAGAGAAGAGGTTACTGGTGGAGCGGCACATTTTTGCACGCTCTGTGATGAATATCATTGCCTGTGAGGGCCCTGACCGGGTGGAGCGCCCTCAGAACTACAAGGAGTGGCATGCGCGGAACCAGCGAGCCGGACTGAGGCAGCTGTCATTAGACCCTGACATTGTTAAGATGCTCAAGGACCAAGTGAAGAAGCAGTACCACAAGCATTTCATGATTGATGAGGATCAACGGTGGCTTCTGCTGGGATGGAAAGGCCGGGTGCTCTACGCCCTCTCGACATGGGTAGCTGATGATGCTAGTGGCTCTCAACTGGAGTAG
- the LOC123096742 gene encoding UPF0161 protein At3g09310 isoform X3, protein MAAPVSASLLPLARSAPSFTGPHYKNKRRIPMVRVCCAADDDEEVNDLGVKVALSMLKFYKREISPLLPSSCRYVPTCSEYSMQAYKRYGVAKGTILTAWRLCRCNPLGGQGYDPPRWFGEGELPEE, encoded by the exons ATGGCCGCCCCCGTCTCCGCTTCCCTCCTGCCTCTCGCGAGGAGCGCAC CTTCTTTCACTGGTCCGCATTACAAGAATAAGAGAAGGATTCCGATGGTGCGGGTCTGCTGTGCTGCCGACGACGACG AGGAAGTCAATGATTTGGGAGTCAAGGTGGCACTATCGATGCTAAAATTCTACAAAA GAGAGATATCACCCTTGCTGCCTTCAAGCTGCCGTTATGTGCCAACATGCAGTGAGTACTCTATGCAGGCGTACAAAAGATATGGTGTTGCGAAGGGTACAATCTTGACAGCATGGCGTCTGTGCCGTTGTAATCCTCTTG GTGGACAGGGATATGATCCTCCCAGGTGGTTTGGGGAGGGAGAGTTACCTGAGGAATGA
- the LOC123096742 gene encoding UPF0161 protein At3g09310 isoform X2 has protein sequence MAAPVSASLLPLARSAPSFTGPHYKNKRRIPMVRVCCAADDDEEEVNDLGVKVALSMLKFYKREISPLLPSSCRYVPTCSEYSMQAYKRYGVAKGTILTAWRLCRCNPLGGQGYDPPRWFGEGELPEE, from the exons ATGGCCGCCCCCGTCTCCGCTTCCCTCCTGCCTCTCGCGAGGAGCGCAC CTTCTTTCACTGGTCCGCATTACAAGAATAAGAGAAGGATTCCGATGGTGCGGGTCTGCTGTGCTGCCGACGACGACG AAGAGGAAGTCAATGATTTGGGAGTCAAGGTGGCACTATCGATGCTAAAATTCTACAAAA GAGAGATATCACCCTTGCTGCCTTCAAGCTGCCGTTATGTGCCAACATGCAGTGAGTACTCTATGCAGGCGTACAAAAGATATGGTGTTGCGAAGGGTACAATCTTGACAGCATGGCGTCTGTGCCGTTGTAATCCTCTTG GTGGACAGGGATATGATCCTCCCAGGTGGTTTGGGGAGGGAGAGTTACCTGAGGAATGA
- the LOC123096742 gene encoding putative membrane protein insertion efficiency factor isoform X1 — translation MAAPVSASLLPLARSAPSFTGPHYKNKRRIPMVRVCCAADDDEEEVNDLGVKVALSMLKFYKREISPLLPSSCRYVPTCSEYSMQAYKRYGVAKGTILTAWRLCRCNPLDVGMPHKISSHRNLIKEVTGEHYCLC, via the exons ATGGCCGCCCCCGTCTCCGCTTCCCTCCTGCCTCTCGCGAGGAGCGCAC CTTCTTTCACTGGTCCGCATTACAAGAATAAGAGAAGGATTCCGATGGTGCGGGTCTGCTGTGCTGCCGACGACGACG AAGAGGAAGTCAATGATTTGGGAGTCAAGGTGGCACTATCGATGCTAAAATTCTACAAAA GAGAGATATCACCCTTGCTGCCTTCAAGCTGCCGTTATGTGCCAACATGCAGTGAGTACTCTATGCAGGCGTACAAAAGATATGGTGTTGCGAAGGGTACAATCTTGACAGCATGGCGTCTGTGCCGTTGTAATCCTCTTG ATGTTGGAATGCCTCACAAGATATCATCTCATCGCAACTTAATAAAGGAGGTTACTGGGGAGCACTACTGCTTGTGCTAG